The Neochlamydia sp. S13 genome has a segment encoding these proteins:
- the lpxA gene encoding acyl-ACP--UDP-N-acetylglucosamine O-acyltransferase → MKKSNIHPTAVIEPGAIIGDKVTVEPFAIIKAHVKLEDGVTIKSHAYIDGHTIIGAGTTIYPFASIGTQTQDLKYKGETTFVKIGKNCQIREFVTINSSCGENTSVEVGDDCLIMAYCHIAHNCLVGNRVIMSNNATLAGHVIVEDCAIISGFVPVHQFSRIGKYAMVGGMSRITRDVPPYTIGAGIPYKFGGINIVGLKRHGFSLKIRQELGKAFKIVYRSKACLEEALLQIERELEPLPEILHFVEFCRSSKRGLLGLEGITNFDDEVAQAEKEAEAEITAKIER, encoded by the coding sequence ATGAAAAAATCGAACATACATCCTACCGCCGTAATTGAACCGGGAGCTATTATTGGAGATAAAGTTACAGTAGAGCCCTTTGCGATTATTAAAGCTCATGTAAAGTTAGAAGATGGTGTAACGATTAAGTCTCATGCTTATATTGACGGCCATACGATTATTGGCGCAGGGACCACTATCTATCCCTTTGCAAGCATTGGCACTCAAACACAGGATCTAAAATATAAAGGTGAAACCACCTTTGTTAAGATTGGTAAAAATTGTCAAATACGTGAGTTTGTGACAATTAATTCCTCTTGTGGAGAAAATACCTCGGTAGAGGTAGGGGATGATTGCTTGATTATGGCTTATTGCCATATTGCCCACAATTGCCTAGTAGGTAATCGAGTGATTATGAGTAACAATGCTACTCTTGCAGGTCATGTGATTGTAGAAGACTGTGCTATTATTAGCGGTTTTGTACCCGTTCATCAATTTTCTAGGATCGGTAAATATGCAATGGTCGGGGGAATGAGCCGTATTACTCGGGATGTTCCTCCTTATACGATAGGAGCAGGCATTCCTTACAAATTTGGTGGAATCAATATTGTGGGGTTAAAAAGGCATGGTTTTTCTTTAAAGATTCGCCAAGAACTCGGAAAAGCTTTTAAAATAGTTTACCGTTCTAAAGCATGTCTTGAAGAAGCGCTGCTTCAAATTGAAAGAGAACTTGAGCCTCTTCCAGAAATTCTTCATTTTGTGGAGTTTTGTCGTTCCTCTAAGCGTGGTTTATTAGGATTGGAGGGGATCACAAATTTTGATGATGAGGTAGCTCAAGCTGAAAAAGAGGCTGAAGCTGAGATTACAGCTAAAATTGAAAGATAA
- the fabZ gene encoding 3-hydroxyacyl-ACP dehydratase FabZ, translating into MEVHVADYPKSLDIKQIAEILPHRFPFLLVDRVLDINLEQGLIVGQKNLTFNEAFFQGHFPDTPIMPGVLMVEALAQLGGILIHMKGYHDKIAVLLTVNNAKFRNPAKPGDVLMLRVEGIHVSSKAGRMQATATVNDKITAEAEIGFALVDKSQL; encoded by the coding sequence ATGGAAGTTCATGTAGCTGATTATCCAAAATCACTTGATATTAAACAAATAGCAGAAATCTTGCCTCACCGCTTTCCCTTTTTGCTGGTAGATCGAGTTCTTGATATCAATTTAGAGCAGGGGTTAATCGTAGGACAGAAAAACCTGACTTTTAATGAAGCTTTTTTTCAAGGTCATTTTCCGGATACTCCTATTATGCCAGGTGTACTTATGGTAGAAGCGTTAGCGCAATTGGGTGGTATATTGATTCATATGAAAGGCTATCATGACAAGATAGCTGTGCTTTTGACTGTCAATAATGCTAAATTTCGCAATCCAGCTAAGCCAGGGGATGTCTTAATGCTCAGGGTAGAAGGTATTCATGTAAGTTCCAAAGCAGGACGGATGCAAGCGACGGCTACAGTGAATGATAAAATTACTGCAGAAGCTGAAATCGGTTTTGCGCTAGTGGACAAAAGTCAGCTATAA
- the lpxC gene encoding UDP-3-O-acyl-N-acetylglucosamine deacetylase → MIGLKQNLISKYRQQRTLKNSISFSGIGIHTGKEVQITFVPAPENAGITFCRVDLPDRPRIPASVNYVYETSRSTSIGINNVVIHTIEHVLAAVRANNIDNLCIEIKGIEPPAANGSSDAFVNMIEEVGILEQAEQKPVIKIQSPIHWNQEDTYIMAFPYDGYRISYTLNYPHSKLLNCQFYSLEVNSYNFKHEIASCRTFALYKEVAYLLDHGLAKGASLDNAVIIHEEAAFSKGGLFFPDEMVRHKILDMIGDLSLVGIEFEAHVIALRAGHASNCAFAKELLNSITECA, encoded by the coding sequence GTGATTGGTTTAAAACAAAACTTGATATCAAAATATCGTCAGCAGCGAACCTTAAAAAATTCTATTTCATTCTCAGGCATTGGTATTCATACTGGAAAAGAAGTACAAATTACCTTTGTGCCTGCTCCAGAAAATGCTGGTATTACATTTTGTCGAGTAGATTTGCCGGATCGACCGAGGATTCCAGCTTCTGTTAATTATGTCTATGAAACAAGTCGTAGCACCTCCATAGGAATTAACAACGTGGTAATTCATACCATTGAGCACGTTCTGGCCGCTGTGCGAGCCAATAATATTGATAACTTATGTATTGAAATTAAAGGGATTGAGCCGCCTGCTGCTAATGGAAGTTCCGATGCTTTCGTGAATATGATCGAAGAAGTCGGGATCCTTGAGCAAGCGGAACAAAAGCCTGTGATTAAAATCCAAAGTCCTATTCATTGGAATCAAGAAGATACATATATTATGGCTTTTCCTTATGATGGATACCGGATCAGTTATACCTTGAATTATCCACATTCTAAGCTTTTAAATTGCCAATTTTATTCATTAGAGGTAAATAGTTACAATTTTAAGCATGAAATTGCTTCCTGTCGTACCTTCGCTCTTTATAAAGAAGTGGCTTATCTATTGGATCACGGCTTAGCTAAGGGCGCTAGCTTGGATAATGCCGTAATTATTCATGAAGAAGCAGCTTTTAGTAAAGGGGGGCTTTTCTTTCCCGATGAGATGGTAAGGCATAAAATTTTAGATATGATTGGAGACCTGTCTCTGGTAGGAATTGAATTTGAGGCGCACGTAATTGCTCTTAGGGCAGGTCATGCATCTAACTGCGCTTTTGCAAAAGAATTATTAAACTCTATTACGGAGTGTGCTTAA
- the lnt gene encoding apolipoprotein N-acyltransferase: MASVMGFALFFRALASFPSRRQRFFVATAWFAMVQLIQFSWFLSHPYLYIIAVYVLLALIFGLQFGFIGWLACSQRITSYNRIVLLCSCWTLLEWSRLFILSGIAFNPIGLSLSANLYTLQSASLGGAFGMSFWVLGVNLLALKAWLAWPLYRHMLCWLVFAAFPFMFGFIQLKMHDPAAIKDTFNAVLVQPVFPTEENMLFHNTASYVKYVEAEWQQILMLCKEHLGKNIHLIALPEFIVPFTTYTPVYSYKNVKKIFLEVFGEKAYSALPLLQEPLASKCMTEKGSIWMVTNGYWLQGLANIFNAPVLSGMEDVEDFFDGHREYYSSAQFVEPSSYQQFRLPFKRYDKRVLVPMGEYIPFSFCRSLAAAYGITGSFTPGKEAKIFPAYAPFGASICYEETFGHLMRENRLKGAELIVNLTSDVWYPTVAQQHCDHARLRTTENGIPLIRACNTGITGGFDAFGREIKILGNTYYEKIWKPGALYLQVPLFSYKTLYSITGDYLIVFLCIVGIGGASFFRR; this comes from the coding sequence ATGGCTTCAGTTATGGGTTTTGCCTTATTTTTTCGTGCTTTAGCTTCTTTTCCTAGTCGCAGGCAACGGTTTTTTGTGGCGACCGCTTGGTTTGCAATGGTTCAACTTATCCAGTTTTCCTGGTTCCTATCTCATCCATATCTCTACATCATCGCTGTATATGTTTTGCTGGCTTTAATCTTTGGTTTGCAATTTGGTTTTATTGGATGGCTAGCATGCTCGCAGCGCATAACCAGTTATAATCGAATAGTACTGCTGTGTAGTTGCTGGACTCTTCTTGAATGGTCACGTTTATTTATTTTATCAGGAATTGCTTTCAATCCTATTGGACTTAGTTTAAGCGCAAATTTATACACTCTTCAAAGTGCTTCCCTGGGAGGAGCTTTTGGCATGTCTTTTTGGGTTCTGGGGGTAAACTTACTAGCATTAAAAGCATGGCTTGCCTGGCCGCTTTATAGGCATATGCTCTGCTGGCTTGTCTTTGCCGCATTTCCTTTTATGTTTGGATTTATTCAGTTAAAGATGCACGATCCTGCAGCTATAAAAGACACTTTTAACGCCGTTCTTGTTCAGCCTGTATTCCCTACGGAGGAAAACATGCTCTTTCATAATACAGCTTCCTACGTGAAATATGTGGAAGCAGAGTGGCAGCAAATTTTGATGCTTTGCAAAGAGCATTTAGGAAAGAATATCCACTTAATTGCTTTACCCGAGTTTATTGTGCCTTTCACTACCTATACACCTGTTTACTCCTACAAAAACGTTAAGAAAATTTTTCTCGAGGTTTTTGGAGAAAAGGCATATTCTGCTCTTCCTTTATTGCAAGAGCCCTTAGCTTCAAAATGTATGACTGAAAAAGGATCTATTTGGATGGTTACGAATGGCTATTGGCTACAAGGATTGGCTAATATCTTTAATGCCCCTGTCTTATCAGGAATGGAGGACGTGGAGGACTTTTTTGACGGGCATAGAGAATATTATAGTTCTGCACAGTTTGTTGAGCCCTCTTCCTATCAACAATTTAGGCTTCCTTTTAAACGATATGATAAGCGTGTCTTAGTTCCTATGGGTGAGTATATCCCTTTTTCCTTTTGCCGTTCCTTGGCTGCCGCTTATGGCATTACCGGTTCTTTTACTCCTGGTAAAGAAGCCAAGATTTTTCCTGCTTATGCTCCTTTTGGAGCATCTATTTGCTATGAGGAAACATTTGGACATTTAATGCGTGAAAATCGACTGAAGGGAGCTGAATTAATCGTTAACTTAACCAGTGATGTATGGTATCCAACGGTAGCACAGCAGCACTGTGATCATGCTCGCTTGAGAACAACAGAAAACGGCATTCCTCTCATTCGTGCTTGTAATACAGGAATTACCGGCGGTTTCGATGCGTTTGGACGCGAGATAAAAATCCTTGGGAATACTTACTATGAAAAAATTTGGAAGCCTGGCGCTCTTTACCTGCAAGTTCCGCTTTTTTCCTACAAAACTCTTTATTCTATAACGGGTGATTATCTTATTGTCTTCCTATGTATTGTAGGTATAGGTGGAGCTTCCTTTTTTCGTCGATAG